A window of the Gossypium hirsutum isolate 1008001.06 chromosome A05, Gossypium_hirsutum_v2.1, whole genome shotgun sequence genome harbors these coding sequences:
- the LOC107904344 gene encoding uncharacterized protein isoform X1 — protein sequence MARNLEIQIEDKNSKFPRNLWLLLPKLPFNRKRSVEVVIEKKPNGKQLSEEKKTTNKPADEVKFSEPRPAVPPPLTLEADQTGRTSNRVILWQVYAIGGFFLLKWIWARWNERKEMGSKKEASDDDEQPPAVDDSQYV from the exons ATGGCTAGAAACCTTGAAATCCAGATCGAAGATAAGAACTCAAAATTCCCTAGGAACTTGTGGCTATTGTTACCCAAACTTCCCTTCAACAGAAAACGCAGTGTTGAAGTTGTGATTGAAAAGAAACCCAACGGAAAACAGTTGAGCGAGGAGAAGAAAACAACTAATAAGCCAGCTGATGAGGTGAAGTTTTCGGAGCCTCGGCCGGCTGTTCCACCGCCTTTGACGCTTGAGGCCGACCAGACAGGAAGGACTTCCAATCGTGTAATTCTCTGGCAG GTATATGCCATTGGTGGTTTCTTTTTACTGAAATGGATTTGGGCTAGATGGAACGAAAGGAAAGAGATGGGATCCAAGAAGGAAGCGTCGGACGATGACGAACAGCCACCTGCGGTGGATGACTCCCAATATGTGTGA
- the LOC107904344 gene encoding uncharacterized protein isoform X2, with the protein MADANNKEAQSKSKNPLEPRNFFSMLPRVEFKFPSFDQQSEKPDASVEKEEQIEIAKPPSVFMGNRRKNPPPLEFEAEECLGRTSNPIVLGQVYAIGGFFLLKWIWARWNERKEMGSKKEASDDDEQPPAVDDSQYV; encoded by the exons ATGGCAGACGCAAATAACAAAGAAGCTCAGAGCAAAAGTAAAAATCCTTTAGAACCCAGAAATTTTTTCTCAATGTTACCCAGAGTTGAGTTCAAATTCCCTTCCTTTGACCAACAATCGGAAAAACCAGATGCTTCGGTTGAAAAAGAGGAGCAAATTGAAATTGCGAAACCACCATCTGTTTTCATGGGAAACCGCCGGAAAAATCCTCCGCCGTTGGAATTCGAGGCGGAGGAGTGCCTTGGGAGAACTTCTAATCCTATAGTTCTCGGGCAG GTATATGCCATTGGTGGTTTCTTTTTACTGAAATGGATTTGGGCTAGATGGAACGAAAGGAAAGAGATGGGATCCAAGAAGGAAGCGTCGGACGATGACGAACAGCCACCTGCGGTGGATGACTCCCAATATGTGTGA